A window of the Synechococcus sp. JA-3-3Ab genome harbors these coding sequences:
- the rbsK gene encoding ribokinase — protein sequence MTALVRVVGSLNLDLVVQVPRHPGPGETVLGSDYATYPGGKGANQAVAAARAGAQVEMWGAVGSDSFGRLLKENLEQNGVDTHHLRELEGPSGIALITVDPAGQNRIVVSPGANGRYTPAQLPPWTPAAMVLLQLEIPLATVQAVAEQAFAQGIPVLLNPAPVVPLPGSLLRQVRYLVLNESEAAALAQSPVETPAQAEKVAQALQQQGIPTVIITLGGAGLVWADGEERGHLPAHPVLVVDTTAAGDSFCGALAACLAAGKSLREALRFANAAAALCVTRPGAQPSLPHRAEIEAFLAASGSHRQSPS from the coding sequence ATGACAGCCCTAGTTCGCGTAGTGGGGAGCTTGAATCTGGACTTGGTGGTGCAGGTACCACGCCATCCTGGGCCTGGGGAAACGGTGCTGGGATCCGACTACGCCACCTACCCTGGCGGCAAGGGGGCCAACCAAGCGGTGGCAGCGGCACGGGCGGGAGCCCAGGTGGAGATGTGGGGGGCAGTGGGATCTGACAGCTTTGGCCGCCTGCTGAAAGAGAACCTGGAGCAGAACGGCGTCGATACCCACCACCTGCGGGAGCTGGAAGGGCCCAGCGGCATCGCTCTGATCACTGTGGATCCAGCAGGGCAAAACCGGATTGTGGTCAGCCCCGGCGCTAACGGTCGCTACACCCCCGCCCAGCTGCCTCCTTGGACGCCGGCAGCGATGGTTCTGCTGCAACTGGAAATCCCCCTGGCCACGGTGCAGGCGGTGGCAGAGCAAGCCTTTGCCCAAGGGATCCCCGTCCTGCTCAATCCAGCCCCTGTGGTGCCCCTGCCGGGATCCCTGTTGCGCCAGGTGCGCTACTTGGTGCTCAATGAAAGCGAAGCCGCTGCCCTTGCCCAATCTCCAGTGGAGACGCCAGCGCAAGCCGAAAAAGTGGCCCAAGCCTTGCAACAGCAGGGGATCCCGACAGTGATCATCACCTTGGGGGGAGCGGGCTTGGTCTGGGCCGATGGGGAGGAAAGGGGCCATCTGCCAGCCCACCCCGTGTTGGTGGTGGATACCACTGCTGCCGGCGACAGCTTCTGCGGTGCTTTGGCCGCTTGCCTGGCTGCTGGCAAATCCCTGAGGGAAGCCCTGCGGTTTGCCAATGCCGCTGCGGCCTTGTGTGTAACCCGCCCTGGCGCTCAGCCCAGTTTGCCCCACCGCGCCGAGATCGAGGCGTTTCTGGCCGCTTCAGGCTCTCACCGTCAATCCCCTTCCTAG
- a CDS encoding YbjQ family protein: protein MLLTTTDVLQGREVERYLGIVTAEVVYGTNVLRDFLASLRNIIGGRTRTYEEVLENAQKKVLEELEQRAKRLGANGILGVSIHTNMSATMILVTAAGTAVKLR from the coding sequence ATGCTGCTGACCACTACAGACGTGCTCCAAGGTAGAGAGGTTGAGCGTTACTTGGGCATTGTTACCGCCGAGGTAGTTTATGGCACCAATGTTCTACGGGACTTCCTTGCTAGCCTCCGCAACATCATCGGGGGACGCACAAGAACCTATGAAGAAGTTCTCGAGAATGCCCAGAAAAAGGTTTTGGAAGAGTTGGAGCAGCGAGCCAAACGTTTGGGAGCAAATGGCATCCTAGGCGTTAGCATTCATACCAACATGAGCGCGACAATGATCCTCGTTACCGCCGCCGGCACCGCCGTCAAGCTGCGCTAG
- a CDS encoding YebC/PmpR family DNA-binding transcriptional regulator, producing the protein MAGHSKWANIKRQKARVDAKKGSLFTKLSRAIIVAARNGLPDPDANFRLRSAVEKAKAAGMPAETIERAIAKGSGNWADDSPLEEIRYEGYGPGGVAVLIEAMTDNRNRTAAEVREAFSKVGGSLGESGCVSWLFRQKGVISLEGVTDPEALLLAVAEAGGEDLKVEGTDAEVYCDYTLLEQVATYLKKEGYQVQEAAIRWIPSTEVHVEDPETAKLVLTLMERLDHLDDVQNVYANFEIDEALMESLA; encoded by the coding sequence ATGGCAGGACACAGCAAATGGGCCAACATTAAGCGGCAAAAAGCCCGTGTAGATGCCAAAAAGGGCAGCCTATTTACCAAACTTTCCCGGGCCATCATCGTGGCAGCGCGCAACGGCCTGCCCGATCCTGACGCCAACTTTCGGCTGCGCTCGGCCGTGGAGAAAGCCAAAGCGGCAGGCATGCCTGCTGAGACCATCGAGCGGGCCATCGCCAAGGGATCCGGCAACTGGGCCGACGACAGCCCCCTGGAGGAAATTCGCTACGAAGGCTACGGCCCTGGGGGGGTAGCTGTCTTGATCGAGGCGATGACCGACAACCGTAACCGCACGGCTGCCGAGGTGCGGGAGGCCTTCAGCAAAGTCGGCGGCAGCCTGGGGGAAAGTGGCTGCGTGAGCTGGCTGTTCCGGCAAAAAGGGGTGATTAGCCTAGAGGGGGTGACAGATCCCGAAGCTCTGCTGCTAGCGGTAGCCGAAGCAGGCGGGGAGGATCTCAAGGTCGAGGGAACCGACGCAGAAGTCTACTGCGATTACACCCTGCTGGAGCAGGTGGCCACCTACCTCAAAAAAGAAGGCTACCAGGTGCAAGAGGCGGCCATCCGCTGGATCCCCTCTACGGAGGTGCATGTGGAGGACCCCGAGACAGCCAAGCTGGTACTGACCCTCATGGAGCGGCTGGACCACTTGGATGATGTGCAAAATGTCTACGCCAACTTTGAGATCGACGAGGCATTGATGGAGAGCCTGGCCTAA
- a CDS encoding serine/threonine protein kinase, which yields MSFDLTNRILGGRYRLIQEIGGGGMGSVFRALDLHNNHQEVAVKILHAPLLLSRGDAQIDLRRRFAEEIRISILLGQHPRIVKVLDHGQEGEQAYLVMEYLKGQDLGKLMREKGALPLRQVIRLALQACEGLHFAHTFRAKVDGREIRGVIHRDIKPSNLFLEQVLQEGQLTSQLKILDFGVAKTLADHTLSLGTHKGGGFIGTARYASPEQIRGKSLDARSDIYSFGVVLYEMLTGSMPFRLETDSLHSWIHAHCYESPLEINPETTPQPIPPALAAVVMDCLKKNPDERPQTMQELGERLLQAYELTVATQLPSSQASTVILPTGGAKAQNEAPPSSDPRPPIKTTGNTGSASGAFEDIRDEDLDLVEDDPIPPAGAGIPYYIAEREPLPSDPSAEAAPDPSPKVEGETAETPSTVIQASNTLPAAPPQDPPVPPRTDTPPTRPLPQAAPPTVLQPSGSSLKWVLAGGGAVALLAAFLLWPRPTIRDTQEEPEPISTAEVTPTPTPEPTPTPTPPPTPTPTPPPTPTPTPPPTPTPTPPPTPTPTPPPTLTPTPPPTPTPAPTPTPTPVPTPTLTPIPRFTPLVPRTPTPTPTPIPTPTSTPAPATPTPAPEFALSGQWLYEGGSFVWQGSLCKINVATGIQETVSIQQNGDQIIISSPSFSERSGQLIGNQLSVSGRIGGSGTPTVTWSGTVSSDGRLIRGTATCGSASFAIRLTRQS from the coding sequence ATGTCTTTTGATCTCACCAATCGCATTTTGGGCGGTCGCTACCGGCTAATTCAAGAAATCGGTGGTGGCGGCATGGGATCCGTCTTTCGCGCCTTGGACTTACACAACAACCACCAAGAGGTGGCGGTCAAGATCCTGCACGCGCCCTTGCTGCTGAGCCGGGGCGACGCCCAGATCGATTTGCGCCGCCGCTTTGCCGAAGAGATCCGCATCAGCATCCTTCTGGGACAGCATCCCCGCATCGTCAAAGTTTTGGATCACGGCCAAGAGGGCGAGCAAGCCTACCTGGTGATGGAGTACCTCAAGGGGCAGGATCTGGGCAAGCTGATGCGGGAAAAAGGGGCTCTGCCGCTTCGGCAAGTCATTCGGTTGGCCCTGCAGGCTTGTGAAGGGCTGCACTTTGCCCACACGTTCCGCGCCAAGGTAGATGGCCGCGAGATTCGGGGCGTGATTCACCGCGACATCAAGCCCAGCAACCTGTTTCTCGAGCAAGTCTTGCAAGAGGGCCAACTCACGTCTCAACTGAAAATCCTCGACTTCGGCGTGGCCAAGACCCTGGCGGATCACACCCTCAGCCTAGGCACCCACAAAGGGGGCGGATTTATCGGCACGGCCCGTTACGCCTCTCCTGAACAGATACGGGGCAAGTCTCTGGATGCCCGCTCGGATATCTACTCGTTTGGGGTGGTGCTCTACGAGATGCTGACGGGATCCATGCCCTTTCGCTTGGAAACCGACTCATTGCACAGTTGGATCCACGCCCATTGCTACGAAAGCCCCCTTGAGATCAACCCGGAGACAACTCCGCAGCCGATCCCGCCCGCCTTGGCAGCGGTGGTGATGGATTGCCTGAAGAAAAACCCGGACGAACGCCCGCAGACGATGCAGGAGCTGGGGGAGCGGCTGCTGCAGGCTTATGAGCTGACGGTGGCCACTCAACTCCCCAGCAGCCAGGCCAGTACCGTGATTCTTCCCACCGGCGGTGCCAAGGCTCAAAACGAGGCTCCACCCTCTTCCGATCCCAGACCGCCGATCAAAACCACCGGCAATACAGGATCGGCTTCTGGAGCCTTTGAAGACATCCGCGATGAAGATCTGGATCTTGTCGAAGATGACCCCATCCCGCCTGCAGGTGCAGGGATCCCCTATTACATCGCCGAGCGGGAACCTCTCCCCTCAGATCCCTCGGCAGAAGCTGCGCCGGATCCCTCCCCCAAAGTTGAAGGCGAAACTGCCGAAACGCCCTCTACAGTCATCCAGGCCAGCAACACGCTTCCGGCTGCTCCCCCTCAGGATCCCCCCGTCCCACCACGAACGGATACTCCCCCTACCCGTCCCCTGCCGCAAGCCGCCCCCCCAACGGTTCTCCAGCCTTCCGGCAGCAGCCTAAAGTGGGTCTTGGCCGGGGGAGGCGCTGTGGCTTTGCTAGCCGCCTTTTTGCTCTGGCCGCGCCCAACAATCCGCGATACTCAGGAAGAGCCGGAGCCGATTTCTACCGCTGAAGTCACCCCAACACCTACCCCCGAGCCCACCCCGACTCCGACACCGCCACCCACCCCGACTCCGACACCGCCACCCACCCCGACTCCGACACCGCCACCCACCCCGACTCCGACACCGCCACCCACTCCAACTCCGACACCGCCACCCACTCTAACTCCGACACCGCCACCCACTCCAACTCCGGCACCAACACCCACTCCCACCCCGGTGCCAACACCAACGCTTACCCCTATCCCTCGCTTTACCCCGCTCGTCCCCCGTACTCCTACCCCTACCCCCACCCCGATCCCGACGCCCACCTCGACGCCAGCCCCAGCAACACCAACGCCTGCGCCAGAGTTTGCCTTGAGCGGTCAGTGGCTCTATGAGGGAGGATCCTTTGTCTGGCAGGGATCCCTGTGTAAGATCAATGTTGCAACTGGCATCCAGGAAACCGTTTCCATTCAGCAAAACGGCGATCAGATTATCATTTCCTCACCCAGCTTTTCTGAGCGCAGTGGCCAGCTCATCGGCAACCAACTTTCTGTTAGCGGCAGGATAGGGGGTAGCGGTACTCCAACTGTCACGTGGAGCGGTACCGTCAGCTCTGACGGGCGTTTGATTCGCGGCACAGCCACCTGTGGCAGCGCAAGCTTTGCCATTAGGCTTACCCGCCAGAGCTAA
- a CDS encoding NAD(+) kinase, which translates to MDLGLVVIAYKEGDRESKAACQLCAEQLRRRGVTVLTAPTGLHHNPYPVFLEATSDPIDLAVVLGGDGSVLAAARHLAPHGIPILPIQSGGRLGFLAQSERVLHQDPWDRIQAGDFVLQARMMLQAQIWEQVQLGQGAIPGEGKRQGRPVSDVYYALNEMCLKPINRERLPAAILEIEVNGEILDQYHGDGVLVATPTGSTSYTLAANGPILEPSFEAIIITPICPLSLSSRPIVIGGTATVEIWPLADPEGLTRLWSDGVLAQSVNPGQWVQIQRAHLPAKLLILEKDLSYFRTLREKLQWAGSRIYIPTTNHRPEGG; encoded by the coding sequence ATGGACTTGGGCTTGGTGGTGATTGCCTACAAAGAGGGGGATCGGGAGAGCAAGGCCGCCTGTCAACTGTGTGCGGAGCAGTTGCGCCGGCGCGGCGTTACGGTGCTAACAGCCCCCACCGGCTTGCACCACAACCCCTACCCGGTCTTCCTGGAGGCCACTTCCGATCCCATCGACCTAGCTGTGGTACTGGGGGGAGATGGGTCGGTGTTGGCGGCGGCCCGCCACCTGGCCCCCCATGGGATCCCCATTTTGCCCATTCAGTCGGGGGGCAGGCTGGGGTTTTTGGCCCAGTCAGAGCGGGTGCTGCACCAGGATCCCTGGGATCGCATCCAGGCCGGAGACTTCGTCCTGCAAGCCCGGATGATGTTGCAGGCCCAGATTTGGGAGCAAGTGCAACTGGGGCAGGGGGCTATTCCTGGCGAGGGCAAGCGGCAGGGCCGCCCGGTCAGTGACGTGTACTACGCCCTCAACGAAATGTGCCTCAAGCCCATCAACCGGGAACGCCTGCCCGCCGCCATCCTGGAAATCGAAGTCAATGGCGAGATTTTGGATCAGTACCACGGGGATGGTGTGCTGGTGGCTACACCGACGGGATCCACCTCCTACACCCTGGCAGCCAACGGCCCCATTCTGGAGCCCAGCTTTGAGGCCATCATCATCACCCCCATCTGTCCCCTCAGCTTGTCCAGCCGTCCCATCGTCATCGGCGGCACGGCTACGGTGGAGATCTGGCCCCTTGCCGATCCGGAAGGGCTGACCCGCCTCTGGAGCGATGGCGTCTTGGCCCAATCGGTCAACCCCGGCCAGTGGGTACAAATTCAACGGGCTCACCTGCCGGCCAAGCTGCTGATCCTAGAAAAAGACCTCTCCTACTTCCGCACCCTGCGAGAAAAACTGCAGTGGGCCGGCAGCCGCATCTACATCCCCACCACCAACCACCGCCCGGAAGGGGGATAA
- a CDS encoding DUF58 domain-containing protein gives MLLKLSQTALQLLQSLQWPRKLGIRPPQLSSRQRVRFLRRFCFTRIGGRFVGITLLVSIAAFNTGNNPLYLVLGMLLSLILLSGMLSELTLKDLEVSRQLPSRIFAGQPVLVGLTLVNRKRRLPSFSLQVSERIEGLRRADWPSSYVLRLDPGAKLDTFYQHTFSRRGAWRLQGFEIATSFPFELFRKAVEIEDAQTVIVFPRPAPVQGLLLPDQFSGGSRLRPQPGQEGDYLSLRPYRPQDDVRSVHWKISAKRDQLVVRELERPRSQAIVLCFENRWQPRGEGPEAHRNKLERAVERCAGILTYLIREGHPVALATLQERTPFGTDLAHLDCLLALLAQLTFVGDPQLNFQLKREPDPSVGFNLTPQDRCVLLAHPGQDGKSAPAHLIHTGSLLQFIPIE, from the coding sequence ATGTTATTGAAACTTAGCCAAACGGCACTTCAACTCCTGCAATCGTTGCAGTGGCCGCGGAAGTTGGGGATCCGCCCTCCCCAGTTGTCCTCAAGGCAGCGGGTTCGTTTTCTGCGCCGCTTCTGCTTTACCCGCATCGGGGGGCGGTTTGTTGGGATCACCCTCTTGGTAAGCATTGCCGCCTTCAACACCGGCAACAATCCCCTTTACTTGGTGCTGGGGATGCTGCTCAGCCTCATTCTCCTCAGCGGCATGCTCTCCGAGCTTACCCTCAAAGATCTGGAGGTGAGCCGGCAGTTGCCCAGCCGCATTTTTGCCGGCCAGCCGGTCTTGGTGGGGCTGACGCTGGTCAACCGCAAACGGCGCCTGCCCAGTTTTTCCCTACAGGTCAGCGAGCGCATTGAGGGGCTCAGGCGGGCCGATTGGCCTTCCAGCTACGTTTTGCGCTTGGATCCCGGCGCCAAGCTAGATACCTTCTATCAGCACACTTTTTCACGGCGAGGGGCGTGGCGGCTGCAGGGCTTTGAAATTGCCACCAGCTTTCCCTTTGAACTCTTCCGCAAGGCAGTGGAAATTGAGGATGCGCAGACGGTGATCGTGTTTCCTCGGCCTGCCCCTGTGCAGGGTTTGCTGCTGCCGGATCAGTTCAGCGGCGGCAGCCGGTTGCGCCCTCAGCCGGGCCAGGAGGGGGACTATCTCAGCTTGCGGCCTTATCGTCCCCAAGATGATGTGCGCTCGGTGCACTGGAAGATCTCGGCCAAACGGGATCAACTGGTCGTGCGCGAGCTGGAGCGTCCCCGTTCCCAGGCCATTGTCCTCTGTTTTGAAAACCGCTGGCAGCCGCGGGGAGAAGGCCCTGAAGCGCATCGCAACAAGCTGGAGCGGGCCGTAGAGCGCTGTGCCGGGATCCTCACCTATCTCATCCGGGAAGGCCACCCGGTGGCGTTGGCCACCTTGCAGGAGCGGACTCCTTTCGGAACGGATTTGGCCCATCTAGATTGCCTATTGGCCCTCTTGGCTCAACTGACGTTTGTCGGGGATCCGCAACTCAATTTTCAACTGAAAAGAGAGCCTGATCCCTCTGTCGGGTTTAACCTCACCCCCCAAGATCGCTGTGTGCTGCTGGCCCATCCCGGCCAGGATGGAAAATCTGCCCCGGCCCATCTCATCCACACGGGATCCCTGCTGCAATTTATCCCAATTGAGTGA
- a CDS encoding DegT/DnrJ/EryC1/StrS family aminotransferase, protein MTDEPIPLLDLTLQYRALAETLLPEVEALLASGQYIGGEAVRRFEELFSRFLGGGDLEAVGCNSGTDALVLALRALGIQAGDEVITTAFSFFASAEAIDLVGARPVFVDVDPCTFNLDPQLLEKSISPRTKAVIPVHLFGQAANMTEILAIARRHGLAVIEDCAQAVGACWGGRPVGTWGDIGCFSFFPTKNLGAAGDGGAVVTRDPQLARKVRILKEHGQTRQYQHEHIGLNSRLDALQAVILSVKLTHLREWNWRRQGIAESYHRLLQGIPGLILPQVAVGGNSVWHQYTVRVPGSDSTDSRRRDRLQKQLQERGIASRVYYPIPLHLQPVYRKKLGYKPGDLPNAELCAAQVLSLPCFPELTLQQQERVAAAIAQILTEQTCS, encoded by the coding sequence GTGACGGATGAGCCTATTCCGCTGCTGGACTTGACCTTGCAATACCGCGCTCTGGCTGAAACCCTTCTGCCCGAGGTGGAGGCGTTGCTGGCCTCAGGCCAGTACATCGGGGGAGAGGCGGTGCGGCGTTTTGAGGAGCTATTCTCTCGGTTTCTTGGCGGCGGGGACCTGGAGGCTGTTGGCTGCAATTCCGGCACCGATGCTTTGGTGCTGGCCTTGCGCGCCCTTGGGATCCAAGCAGGTGACGAGGTGATCACCACTGCCTTTAGCTTTTTTGCCTCCGCCGAGGCTATCGACTTGGTGGGGGCACGGCCGGTGTTTGTGGATGTGGATCCCTGCACTTTTAACCTGGATCCCCAGCTTCTGGAAAAGAGCATTTCCCCCCGCACCAAGGCGGTGATCCCGGTGCATCTGTTCGGCCAGGCGGCCAACATGACCGAGATTCTGGCCATCGCGCGGCGACATGGGTTGGCCGTGATAGAAGATTGCGCCCAGGCGGTGGGGGCCTGTTGGGGGGGCAGGCCGGTGGGAACCTGGGGAGATATCGGCTGCTTCAGCTTTTTTCCCACCAAAAACTTGGGGGCAGCAGGGGATGGTGGGGCGGTGGTGACCCGGGATCCACAATTGGCCCGCAAGGTTCGCATTCTTAAAGAACACGGCCAGACTCGCCAATACCAGCACGAGCACATCGGCCTCAACAGCCGCCTCGACGCGCTGCAAGCCGTGATCCTGTCGGTTAAGTTGACCCACCTGCGGGAGTGGAACTGGCGGCGGCAGGGGATTGCCGAGTCCTATCACCGCCTGTTGCAGGGGATCCCTGGGCTGATCCTGCCCCAGGTGGCGGTGGGGGGCAACTCGGTGTGGCACCAGTACACGGTGCGGGTGCCTGGTTCCGACTCGACGGACTCGCGGCGGCGCGACCGGTTGCAAAAGCAGTTGCAGGAGCGGGGCATTGCCAGCCGCGTTTACTACCCCATCCCGCTGCATCTGCAGCCGGTGTACCGCAAAAAGTTGGGGTACAAACCTGGGGATCTGCCCAATGCTGAGCTCTGTGCTGCTCAAGTGTTGTCCTTGCCCTGTTTTCCTGAGTTGACTCTCCAACAACAGGAGCGGGTGGCTGCGGCCATTGCCCAAATCCTCACCGAACAAACCTGCTCCTAG
- a CDS encoding glycosyltransferase family 9 protein, translated as MQVASQAVLGKAPLAPRILALVPGGIGDQILFFPTLASLRQRFPEAELEVLVEPRAAAAYEVCPSVNRVLTFPFKEQLSLGDISDLLGRIRERQYDAVLSLGRSLGVKLLLWLTGIPKRVGYAPPGPGRPWLTDPVPLKPAQYAASMYHDLLQGFGITATAGLPQVRLKKTDLEWAEQERKRLLGDAAQDYVLLHPGASQLSQEKGIQKIYPPASWVKVIKGFREKRPELPLVLLLGPEDEQLAEGFLSQLPDLPVSRPPHLGQLAALIAGSTLLLCTDSAPMHLAVATQTPLVAVFGPTEPERLLPSEGPFRAVKAANGVIDSIAPEQILQVIFPG; from the coding sequence ATGCAGGTTGCTTCTCAAGCAGTTCTCGGCAAAGCCCCTTTGGCCCCCCGAATTCTAGCTTTGGTGCCGGGAGGGATTGGCGACCAAATTCTTTTTTTTCCCACCCTGGCAAGTTTGCGGCAGCGCTTTCCAGAAGCGGAGCTAGAGGTGTTGGTGGAGCCGCGGGCGGCAGCTGCCTACGAGGTTTGTCCCTCGGTGAATCGGGTGCTAACCTTTCCGTTTAAAGAGCAGCTCTCGTTGGGAGATATCAGCGATCTGCTGGGGCGAATCCGGGAACGGCAGTACGATGCGGTGCTGAGCCTGGGCAGAAGCTTAGGGGTCAAGCTGCTGCTTTGGCTAACTGGGATCCCGAAGCGGGTTGGCTATGCTCCACCAGGGCCTGGGCGACCTTGGCTGACCGACCCGGTGCCCCTGAAGCCGGCCCAATATGCAGCGAGCATGTATCACGACCTGCTGCAGGGGTTTGGCATCACTGCGACGGCAGGCCTGCCTCAGGTTCGCCTAAAGAAGACAGACCTGGAGTGGGCCGAGCAGGAACGCAAGCGCCTGCTGGGGGATGCTGCCCAAGATTACGTGCTGTTACATCCCGGCGCCAGCCAACTGTCCCAGGAGAAGGGAATTCAGAAAATCTACCCCCCCGCCAGCTGGGTCAAGGTCATCAAGGGCTTCCGGGAAAAGCGGCCGGAGCTGCCGCTGGTGCTGCTGCTGGGGCCAGAAGATGAGCAGCTGGCGGAGGGCTTTCTGTCGCAACTGCCGGATCTGCCGGTGAGCCGCCCTCCCCACCTGGGCCAACTGGCGGCCTTGATTGCTGGCTCCACCCTGCTGTTGTGTACCGACAGCGCCCCCATGCACCTAGCAGTAGCCACCCAAACTCCCCTGGTGGCTGTGTTTGGCCCCACTGAGCCGGAGCGGCTGCTGCCTTCCGAAGGGCCGTTCCGCGCCGTTAAGGCTGCCAACGGGGTGATCGACTCGATTGCTCCTGAGCAAATCCTGCAAGTGATCTTCCCCGGCTAG
- a CDS encoding M23 family metallopeptidase produces the protein MLDPLRMSAKSFWLRLLSRPGSRLARRARLLRRLGLGLGLGLGLLLCFSSTALLAQTQLHPLPPPPSIGPALDTPGAEALLLDGAIPLPAGSPESPGLASKPGSSPTLEAETRAETVVGREIIMEPPATQNLAVDAQPESGVPVVLMERSSGRRIILMPGEEIRIEDPSQPQTPKPPAPALPELATGEEQLLYPLPHPVPITSGFGMRIHPIRGQPEFHAGVDLGASLGTPILAALSGKVVSAGSLGGLGITVVLDHGGSRRTRYGHMSEVAVRAGEVVEQGSVIGYVGATGAVTGPHLHFELWKRAGGQGWVVLDATEELKVAVAQLPG, from the coding sequence GTGTTGGATCCCTTGCGCATGTCGGCAAAGTCTTTTTGGCTGCGTCTTCTCTCCCGGCCAGGCAGCCGGTTGGCGAGAAGGGCGCGGCTGCTGCGGCGGCTGGGCCTGGGCTTAGGGTTGGGACTGGGCCTGCTGCTCTGCTTCTCTTCCACCGCTCTGCTGGCGCAGACGCAACTCCATCCTCTGCCCCCTCCTCCCTCAATAGGCCCGGCTCTGGACACCCCTGGAGCAGAAGCCCTGCTGTTGGATGGTGCCATTCCCCTGCCGGCGGGCAGCCCAGAGTCTCCAGGCTTGGCGTCCAAACCTGGCAGCTCTCCAACCCTGGAGGCAGAAACCCGCGCAGAGACGGTGGTGGGGCGGGAAATTATTATGGAGCCGCCAGCAACCCAGAACTTGGCCGTCGATGCTCAGCCGGAAAGTGGGGTGCCGGTGGTGCTGATGGAGCGCAGCTCCGGTCGCCGCATCATCCTCATGCCAGGCGAAGAGATTCGTATTGAGGATCCCAGCCAACCCCAAACGCCTAAGCCGCCAGCGCCGGCATTGCCCGAATTGGCGACAGGTGAAGAACAGTTGCTCTATCCTTTGCCCCACCCCGTGCCGATTACCTCTGGGTTTGGCATGCGAATTCACCCCATCCGCGGCCAGCCAGAGTTCCATGCCGGCGTGGATCTGGGGGCCAGCCTGGGCACGCCAATCCTGGCTGCGTTGAGCGGCAAGGTGGTGAGCGCGGGATCCTTGGGAGGCCTGGGAATTACGGTTGTGCTGGACCATGGCGGCAGTCGGCGCACCCGCTACGGCCACATGTCCGAAGTCGCGGTAAGAGCCGGGGAAGTGGTGGAACAGGGATCCGTGATCGGCTATGTGGGGGCAACCGGGGCGGTAACCGGGCCACACCTGCACTTTGAGCTGTGGAAGCGGGCAGGGGGGCAAGGCTGGGTGGTTTTGGACGCCACAGAGGAGCTGAAGGTCGCCGTTGCCCAGTTGCCGGGTTAG
- a CDS encoding biotin--[acetyl-CoA-carboxylase] ligase, translated as MLSPSRLGSLVGRGGWGHHLLQVAVTDSTNRLLLDWGRRFPQPLPLGTVLVSTRQRAGQGQHGRVWHSQPGGLYLSVWLGSPPLRHSLLELTLTLAWGVVDSLRQKLGIPLRLKWPNDLVVVDEQCPGSLRKLGGLLVQSRFGERGQLLGLVAGVGVNVNNPVPAGGIALAEILGSRQDSTAVAAWVLQGMERGFQIWLQEGFAPVRSRYEAWTVKPQVQWLPGEASATVLGLAEDGRLRVQTPGGQILVLSPDQVRLSYQASLASGPSFPPE; from the coding sequence ATGCTCTCCCCCTCGCGGCTGGGATCCCTGGTGGGTCGAGGGGGATGGGGGCATCACCTCCTCCAAGTGGCAGTAACCGATTCCACCAACCGGCTGCTCTTGGACTGGGGTCGCCGCTTCCCTCAACCTCTGCCCCTGGGCACCGTTCTGGTCAGCACTCGCCAGCGGGCAGGCCAGGGCCAGCACGGGCGAGTATGGCACTCGCAGCCAGGGGGGTTGTACCTGTCGGTCTGGCTGGGATCCCCGCCTCTGCGGCATTCGCTGCTGGAGTTGACCCTGACGCTGGCCTGGGGTGTTGTGGATAGCCTACGACAGAAACTGGGGATCCCGCTGCGGCTGAAATGGCCCAACGACCTGGTGGTGGTGGATGAGCAGTGTCCGGGTTCTCTGCGCAAGCTGGGTGGCCTCTTGGTGCAGAGCCGCTTTGGGGAGAGAGGGCAACTGCTGGGGCTGGTGGCCGGCGTTGGGGTCAATGTCAACAATCCCGTGCCCGCTGGCGGGATTGCCTTGGCAGAAATTCTGGGATCCCGGCAGGACAGCACCGCAGTTGCCGCCTGGGTTTTGCAGGGGATGGAGCGCGGGTTTCAGATCTGGCTGCAGGAGGGGTTTGCCCCTGTGCGCTCCAGGTACGAAGCCTGGACGGTGAAGCCGCAAGTCCAATGGCTCCCTGGTGAGGCGTCGGCTACGGTTTTGGGCCTTGCCGAGGATGGCAGGCTGCGGGTACAAACTCCAGGAGGACAGATCCTCGTCCTTTCTCCCGACCAGGTGCGCCTGAGCTATCAAGCGTCTCTTGCCAGTGGCCCTTCGTTTCCTCCTGAGTGA